Part of the uncultured Tolumonas sp. genome is shown below.
TGCGAGCATGTATTTCACCTGCGGGCCAAGTAAAACCACCTGATACTTGGCGACCTGTTCATCAAACTCCGCTGCCCCGAAGGCTTTAATTTCCACGGGCAACTGACGTTTTTCTGCTTCAGCGAGCATTTTTTTCACCAGCAAACTGGTCGACATGCCCGCTGAACAACACAGCATGATTTTGTTCATTTCCAACTCCTCAACAGCAACTCAACGCAGGCACTATATGCTTGAGGAAATAAATGGGAAACCGGTTACCCATGGTTTCATATTTCCTTTGTGAATTGGATCACTGTTACGCCGGATCATGGCATCAGAAATGTGATCCAGCTTGGATCTTCTATGATGTAAGCGGTTGCCACAGGTGTCAGGGATTGCTTTTGGAGGTAAAGCGGCTAGTCTGCCAACGGATAAAATTAACGATGAGGCAGCAATGGGTTCCTACTGGATGCAGTTGATGGTGTCGGCGATAGAACAATGGATGACACCGCTGGCGCGTTATCTGACGAAAAGCCGCTATCTGGTTGCCCTGCGCGATGGTTTCCAGCTCGCCATGCCGTTTGTCATTGTGGGCAGTATCTGCGTGCCATTGCTGTACCCGCCTTTTTTACCGGATAGCACCAATTGGCTGGCGATCATCTGGAACCACGTTTCTATCGACTATCGCGCAGTCTGGTTACCGCCTTATCAAATTACAATGGGTCTGATCTCGCTGCTGGTCTCTTTCGGCGCGGCGGCCAGTCTGGCGAAAAGTTATGGTTTACCTGAGCGGCTGTCTGGTTTAACTGGTTCTGTTAGCTTTATGTTATTGGCGGGTTTTTATCAAAATGGTGGTGTCGATGCCCGTTATCTGGGCGGCATGGGCTTATTTACTGCCATCATTGCGGCTATCTATTCCATTGAAATAATACGCTTTTTCTATCAACGTAATTGGACTATCCGCGTGCCGGATGAAGTGCCAAAAATCACCTCCAGCGGCTTTCTGCTGATTATTCCGCTGTTTTTTATCCTGATCAGTCTGACGTTGCTTAACTTGCTGTTGCAACAACACTTCGGGGCTGTGTTCCCTGAGTTGGTCGAAAAAATATTCCGCCCGATGATTATTGCATCCGACAGTTTACCTGCCGTTTGGTTGTCGTTATTGGTGTGCAATTTACTTTGGTTTATGGGGATTCATGGAGCCTTGATTGTTACAGGCATCATGTATCCATTCTGGATGTCGAACATATTGGATAATCAGGCGGCATTGGCAGCCGGGCAGGTCTTACCGCATATCTATGTGCATGCATTCTGGGATTTTTATCTGCTGATTGGTGGCGTTGGTTCAACACTGCCGCTGGCGTTTATGGCATTACGTAGCCGTTCACTGCAACTACGTTCTGCCGGCAAACTGGGTTTGTTGCCGTCGCTGTTTAATATCAATGAGCCGATCCTGTTTGGTTTTCCAGTTATCATGAACCCATTGTTTTTAGTACCCTTTCTGTTTGCTCCGCTGTTTAATGCCACCTTAGCTTGGTATCTGACCGATTGGGGCTGGCTGGATCGTTTTGTTGCTATTTTACCCTGGTCGATGCCATCACCGATTGGTGCTGCCTGGTCGGCCAATGGCAGCTGGCGTACGGCACTGATGAGCCTGTTTGCTTTCACTAATGCCTGGATCATCTATTACCCGTTCTTCAAAGTGCATGAACGTCTACTGTTAGAAAATAAGCGGGCTGTAATGCAGAAAAAGGGTTATTAAGCTACAATAATGATTGTTCTGGAAATCGGTTTCCAATTTAAGCATTTAATCGCAGTACAAAATTTGACATACTGTAAGCAGTATTTTCAGAGGCAAAGAACATGACCACGATTATTGATGTATGTAAGTTGGCCAATGTATCTAAAGCAACCGTCTCCCGGGTCTTAAGTGGTAACCGTAAGGTAAAAGAAGATACCCGCGATGTGGTGATGCGTGCCGTGGAACAGCTCAACTATCGCCCCAACCAATTGGCACAGACGCTGGCGACCAAAGTCAGTAATACGGTTGGCGTGGTCACTAATGGCCTGACCGATAGTCAGCTGGGGCAGATGTTGCGTCAGCTCGATGCGGTGTTGTGGGGGCAGGGACGTAGTTTTATTCTCGCCAATGGCGTCGAAGGTAGCACCTCTCTGGCTGATAAATTGGCCTTTCTGGCTTCCCGCCACTGCGATGCGATTTTGTTGTTAGGTAAAAATTACGATCAACGCTGGTTCGATGAACTGGATGCCGGCAATTTACCACCCTTGCTCACCATGAATCTGGCGTTGGAAGATGTGGATGGTGTGCAATTTGATCAGGCACTGACCGCGGAGCTGGCCTGCAACTATCTCTATTCCCATGGCCACTCTCAGATCGCGGTGTTGCTGGAATCTGGTAGTGGTGGTGAACACGTGTTGCAAGGTTATCGCCGCGCTTTAGAAAACCGCAGCCTGCCATTTAATAAACAACTGGTGGCACAACATACCGACAGCACGACCGCACTGAGTATGCTGATCAATCGTTATATTCCGTTTACCGCCGTACTGGTGCCGGATGATCACCAGGCGATTGAAGTCATTCGCACCTTGGCGCAATACAACATTCAGGTGCCGCAGGAAGTCTCGGTGATTAGTCTGATGACCGGAATTGAAGGCGAGCGTTATACCCCTGCGATCACTGGTTTTGAAGTACCGGAAGAAAAGATGCTGCAGTCATTATTACGTTTGCTGGATGATGCCATCAAAGGCGGCGGGCAAGGTGGCAGCGATGTTACACGTGAATTTATGGGGCGTCTGGTGATTCGTCAGTCAGTGCGCTCCATGGAATAAGTCTCTTTCCAGCGTCAACGAGATAGTTTATTGCCGATAAAAAACGGGGCTTGCGCCCCGTGAGTTAATTCATATCTAACTTCGCGGCTTGATTATGGTTTCATTTGTTTCTGGTTTATGGCGCCGAGCAGACTTGCTGGAAAACGAATTCCTGGGCCCTAAAAAGCTTCATTCCGATGCCGAACAGCTAACAAATCACGGAATAGAAAGTAATATTTGTTACCTACCTTGTAAGCATCGGGTGGTAAATGTCCGCGTAACCTTTCGGTATTCAGAATGGCTCGTTTCAACTCGATCGTGGTCATCTGAAGAAATCGAGCAGCTTCCAGCGTTTCCAGTACATATTCCTCGTGATTCTTTATTCCATTTTTCATTTTGTTGAGCAACCAGCCTTTCGATACAACAAAAATCATCGTGATTCCTCTTGGTAGCCAATACAAAGCGAGCGGTTAAAAACAGAGGGATCTGGCAGCGCGAAAAGACTCATTTTTCATGTTAAAGAACCACTTATATTGCATCGTTGAAATGAGGCGGGTAGTGGAATCTTTGGCATGGCCGGTCCGTTAATCAACTGTATTAATATGAGCAGGGCGATTGCCAATACGGTCGTCGCCACCATCATCTCTACCAGTGCCATACCATGATAAAAAGTCAGTTTTGTCTCCATGATAACCGCCGGTGAAGTTAATTTTTATGTGGCTCTAATGCCCAGTTACCGATGTCGTCATCTGTACCCGCCTGGCCATCGGGCCCCACAGAGAACACATCAATAGTGCCGTGTTCGCCCGGGCTTAACAGTTGATATTCGTTTTGCCACGGATCTGCTGGCAAGCGTTTGATATAGCCACCTGCTTTGTAATTCCTCGGCGCTGGTTCACTATCCGGTTTGGTTATGAGGGCATTTAACCCCTGATCTGTGCTCGGATATCGGCTATTGTCCAGCTTGTACATATCTAAAGCATTTTCCAGTGCGACGATGTCACTGACGGCTTTCTGGTGATCAGCCTGGTCTTTATTGCCCATTAAATTCGGCACGACCAAACTCGCCAGAATGCCCAAAATTACAATCACCACCATAATTTCCAGCAGTGTAAATCCGCGTTGTTGTTTATATTGCATTTTTACTCTCATCAAAATGGGCACTGAAAGTGATTTACTGTTCGATATGACAACGCCTTAAGGTGTCGCAATTAATGCTTCACTCATGCCTGTCCATGCCGGTTTACGTTGAAAATTGGCATCGAATAACAGGGGCCAGTCGGGTATATGGTAGTAGCCAGGTGTCCAGCTTGTTGCATCGGTTAACCCCCACACGGTAATACCACCACGGAGATCATATGGCACTGTTTCTAGATAGGCGGTGATCACATCACGATAACGCTGTCGTTGTAGCTCCGCTAATTCGGGGGTTAATGTGGCGGCGGTATTATTCGGGTTCATGCGTATATCGAGTTCGGAAATGCGAACTTTTAAGCCCATCGCGACACAACGGCTGAACGCTTGGCGGATATCAGTAACACTGGGCCAGTAACGGTCGATATGTAATTGAAAGCCTATGCCATCAATCGGAATGTTCCGGTTGCGGAAATTGGTCACCATATTCAGCACTGCATCGAGTTTTTTCGGCATCGCTTCGATGTTGTAGTCGTTGTAATACAATTCCGCATCGGGATCTGCTGCATGGGCAAGTACATAGGCCTTGGCGATATAATCACTGATATGAGTCGACCAAATACTGGAACGCGCACTGCCATCATCCAGGAATGCCTCATTAACCACATCCCAACTGCTTATATCGCTGCTGTAATGACTGACTACGGTGGTGATGTGATCTGCGAGCATGGCATCCCAGTCACCGGTGTAATTGCTCATCCAGCTGGGTAGCGCGTTATACCAAACCAGTGTATGGCCATGAATTCTCATGCCATTATCTTTTGCAAATTTGACCAGATAATCAGCATCGCTCCAGTTGTATTGATCCTCTTGCGGATGAATGAACTCTGGTTTCATGACGTTTTCTGCGACCACTGAGCTGAACTCATGTGCAGCCAGATTACGCAGTTGGCTGGCTTGAGGGCTGTAACGGATGCTAGATGCTTGTTCGAAACTGCCGACGGCGAGAGCCACACCGATAGGAATGGTCGTTTGATCTCGAAGCATGGGCGAGGATGGAATGGTCGGCGTAGTCGTCGCGGATTGATCACTTTGCCCGCCACCACAGGCTGCGAGCCCGAGACCTGCGACAATAGCGAGATGTCGTATAAATTTTTGCATGGAAAACCTGTTGCAGAATAGGGTGAATGATGAGGTCCAGTCGAAAGACTGGACCTCATCACCTTTACGGTTAGTGGGTTAGACCACCTTCATCAAGCACACTGGTTGTCCAGAAGAAGGGTGCATTCCAGTTCACGGTCACTTCATTCAAGGTCCACGCACCGATTTCATCTTTCCAGCAGGTCTGGCCTGTGCACTTACCTTTTATCGTTGCTGCAACAGGATCGCTGAAATTGATCGAGTTCGGGCCACCGGAGATAACACCTGGTGGAACGAGTGGTGAAGCCGGATCAACCGGATGCGCCCAGAATCGATGATGTGGATTTTTCAGTGGGCGGAAACCGTAGCCAGATACGTAGGATTGATCCATTGGGTTACGTCCCAGCACATAATCCATAGCATCTGACATGGCTTGCAGGTATTTACGTTCACCGGTGAAGTCATGGGCCAATCCGAGGAAGATACTCCGGTTCATCAGGTTAGAGTTAGAACCCCATGGATATTCAACCGCTTGATACGGAATTAAATACCCCTCTTTCTCGACACCTTGTTGATAACCGTTAGCCGCTGCGATGATCGCTGCACGCGCTTTTTCGATATCTTTCTTGTCTAGTTTATTGGGAACCATGGCGAGCGTAATGGTGCCGGCACTGCTCACACCCTGCCAATAGAGGTCGCCAGTACCTGCTTTGTCGCCTTTCGGCGCTGTCAGGTAGTACGGAGAATTCTGAATGGCTTTTTTGTATTCCGCTTTCCCGGTAGTCGTGAACAACTCGGCGGCTGCCCAGTAAAATTCGTCTTTCAAGTCAGTATCATCATACGGGCCTGAACCCACAAAATTATCGTAGGCATACACATTCGGATGGCGATTGGCGGCCTTCCATGCTTTTTCTGCTGCTTTTAGGCAACGTTCAGCATAGGCCGGATCTTGTTCTTTCCATACCCGAGCCGACTGGGCTGCGGTTGCTGCCATATTGAGTGTGGCGGCTGTGCTTGGATAGCTAAGAAAACGTGGTTGCGGATCTTTGTGCGGTGGCAGTGGCATTCCGGTCCAGGCTTTGTCGGCCACTTTATGGAATACCATGCCAGAGGCATCAATTTCGGTTAGTTTCAGACTCTCTAGGTGCTTGGATTGATCACCCTCTGGCACATAAGTTTTTTTCCCATCAGGCACTTGCATGGCCAGGAAAAAATCCATCATCCAGCGAGATTCATTCAGCAAACCATTGTGTTGATTGCCTTGTTCCGGAATTTTTACTTTGCCATCGGCAAAGGCATTTTTATCACCGGTTTTAGCCAGTTGTTCGCGTTCGTAAAGGTTCATCAGTGTCCAGACAGAGATACCGCCATTGACCACATATTTGCCCTGATCGCCGGCATCGTACCAACCACCGGTGACATCTAATGAGAAGTCACAGCCAGGCCATTGGTTACCTTTGGCATCTTGTGCGTTAAAGCAGGTTACTTTCTCTGGTTTATGACCTGCAGGTCGCGCCAGATCTGGGCGTTGAACATATTTTGACTCAATATCTATGCCGCTACGTTGCTGATAGAAGAAGGAAAGCGCGTCATATTTCATGGTGTGATAAATATCATCGCCAATGTTGAATGGATGACTTTTTTGACCCGCTACTTCCAACACGAGGCCTGTGGCTGGTGTTTCATCTTGGCTAAAGTCTGCGATATGTACAAATTCACCGGAGGCTTCATTTACACCAAATGGTTTGGTTTTGCCTTCCGCCAAGATATCACCTTGCGCATTTAGCAAGTGCCAATCGAGAGGGGTTTTGGAATCGCTGGCAATGGTTGCTCTTTTTTGCGCCTTGGTCAGATAACCAACCTGATTGACCCGAACGGTAGCTAAGTCTGATTTTTTATGAAAACTCGGGCCAACCAAAGAGACGTCACCGACACAAACCGTCGTTGGTGCTTGAGTACCCATCTGGAATTGAAGTTGCGTTTTTTCATCGCTGGCAGAAGGGGTGAATTTAATATCGAAAGGCTTGACCGAATCATTCAGCGCAATGTCTTGCACTATATAGCTGGTATATGGTGCGCCATCATGCTGAACGAGCGCTTTTATATGGACATTTTTTTTGGCCCGCGCGTTGAAATGCAACGTGTAGGTTTGTCCTTTAACGAGAGCGATGCCTGATTGACCGAGAATGACATCCCACGGGTTCGCGCCTGCGTTGGCAAATGTTGCGCATCCCATCTGGTTATCGACTGCCAAAGTTGCACCGGCTGTCCACCAACCATCGGAGCCTTGAGTAAATTTGCCATTGTTCAGCAATTCCTGACTCGGGCCTGCAGATACGCCAGAACTGGCAGCCGGACTATTGCTGGAACTTCCCGGTGCACAACCGTACAAACCGATGAAGCAAGACATGGCCACCGCCAAGGTACTTAGTCGATATATTTTCATTTTTTCCTCTTTGATAGCAGACAGAAAATTGTCGGATCGATTTCTGCCGCCCACTCAATTTACACGGCATCTTGATGAGTTGATATTAAGCTTAGAAATCGATTTCAAGATGTAAGTAACAATACTTGAATCAGTAAATCAAGTTGGCATCAGTGAAATGTGAAGAGTGTGGCAAAAATTGCCAAATTGACGGTGTGTAAATTTTAAAAGCACGCCAAAAGACATCGATTTCAAATCTTGGGTTATTGCGAGATGAACCGTGTTTTTTGTGTTTTATGCTGGGTAATTTTGATAATAAGCCCTGTTTTAGCCCATTAAATAGATTTATATGCGTCTGTTGGTTTTGTTGTTTTTGTCTTTTTTCTTATTGTTTGATGTCGATTTCTTTTGCTTTTGTTTATTTGTGATCTTTCTCTCTATTTATTAATTAGTCGCGGTATTTGTCCTTTTTTATTGCATATTCGCTGGAATGTTAGAACAACTTACGCGTACCATGATAGTTAATTTGCAATCGATTTCATGTTGGGCTGTTTTATCTATAGCCTGATTTGGGATCCCGATAAGTCATGTTATGGATGCGAATATCAGGAGCTAGTGGCAAATGAGAAAGAAAATCGAGCTGGTTAGGTCTGCGGCCTATCTGTTTGTTGGTTGTGGGTTGGCGAGTGGGGTATTGAGTTCAGCATCGGCGGATGTGTTGACTGATGCCCCTTACTTTGCCCAGTGGCCTAAGATCCATAGTGCTATACCCAAAGATCAAAAAATGGAGCAAAACATCAAGGCGTTGCTCAAACAAATGACCTTGGAAGAAAAAGTTGGGCAGATGATCCAGCCGGACTTCCGGGAGGTCACACCAGAAGAAATTACTAAGTACAAGATAGGCTCTGTGCTGAATGGTGGTGGTGGTTGGCCTAACAACAACAAACATGCATCAGCAGCGGATTGGGCTCATCAAGCCGACCAATACTGGCTGGCAGCTGAAGCTGGTTTTAAGGACCGGGGTTTTCGTATTCCCTTCATGTGGGCAACAGATGCGGTGCATGGTCATAACAATGTATTTTCCGCAACGCTGTTCCCGCACAACATCGGCTTAGGTGCGGCTCGCGACCCTGATCTTATCTTCCGTATTGGACAGGCAACTGCACGTGAAGTTGCCGCTACCGGTCTGGATTGGACATTTGCACCAACCGTCGCGGTACCACGAGATGATCGCTGGGGGCGCACTTACGAGGGTTATTCTGAAGATCCGGCAATTGTTTATCACTATGCCGGTCAGATGGTTCGCGGCCTGCAAGGCTCGGCCGACGATCTTCGTGGACAGTACCATGTGATTTCCAACGTGAAACATTTTGTGGGCGATGGTGGTACTCGGGATGGCGTTGACCGGGGTCAAAATTTTTATTCTGAGGAAGCACTACGCAATTTACATGCGATGGGTTATTTCTCCGGCTTGGATGCCGGTGCACAAGTGGTCATGGCATCGTTCAATAGCTGGCAAAATAAGTTAAATCGTGATGTGTTGGCCAATGACAGCGTTGAATACAACGGCAAGTTACACGGCAGTCAATATCTGCTGACCGATGTGCTCAAAGGCAAGATGGGTTTTGATGGCCTGATTGTTTCTGATTGGAACGGCCATAGTGAAATTGCCGGATGTACCATGGGCAGTTGCTTACCAGCCGTGCTGGCTGGGATTGATATCTTTATGGTCACCGCCCGAAAAGACTGGATGGCATTTCGCCAAAGTCTGCTAGATGGCGTGGCTAATCATCAAATACCCATGAGCCGGATCGACGATGCGGTGACACGTATTCTGCGCGTAAAAATGCGCGCTGGTTTGTGGCAAAAACCGGAACCTTCGGCGCGCGAGTTGGCGGGTAAACAGCCTGAATTAGGGGCGGCTGAACATAAAGCGTTGGCCCGCGAAGCGGTGAGCAAATCACTGGTTTTGTTAAAAAATGAGAAAAACATTCTGCCATTAAATCATAACAGCCGAGTGTTAGTTGTTGGTGGTGCGGCAGATGATCTGGGCAAGCAGACTGGCGGATGGAGTCTCACCTGGCAAGGTACTGAAAATAAACGTGCTGACTTCCCTGGCGCACAAAGCATGCTCGATGCGATTCGTAGCACGGTTGGTAAAGATAATGTCTTGGTCGATGCAAAATCACTCGATCTTAAGACTGCTAAGCCGGATGTGGCCATTATGGTCATGGGGGAAGATCCTTATGCCGAATGGTTTGGTGATATTCCTGACAATAAAACACTCGCCTATTCCGAGTTAAAGAGCAGCTATCACGATGATTTGCTGACGTTGAAAAAGTTAAAAGCAGCCGGGATTCCTGTTGTTACCGTGTTGTTCTCCGGGCGCCCATTGTACGTCAATGAAGAAATCAACCTCTCCTCAGCCTTCGTTGCGGCCTGGTTGCCGGGAACTGAAGCCGAAGGGATCACTGATGTATTGTTCAAAAATGATAAAAATCAGGTTGCACATGACTTCCAGGGTCGCCTCTCTTTCTCTTGGCCATTCCTGAAATGTGCGACCACGATCAATCGTACACCAAAAAATATTCCGGACTGGAAACGCCCAAGCTTTGAGCAAGACCCTAATGGTCCTATGGCGCCACTGTTCCCTTATGGATATGGTCTCAGTTATAAACAGGCATCACCGGTCGCGGCTCGGGTCAGCAATTTGGATGCGCTTCCTTTGGATAATCGCAAGTTTGGTTGTAATGAATCCGACCCTGCCAAGTTGGCTGCTGCCGATAAAGTCATGGAGTTGTTTGGACCAAAAGCGAGCGAAGAACACCGACTGCGAATGGGCGACGCCAGTAACTGGACGGGGACAGAAGTTTCAGGGAACAGCATAACTGAAATGAAGTTCATTAAGGTCCAGCCTATTGACTACCTTCGCCAGCAAGATGCACGTGCCGTGACATTTATGGGTGAGAACAAACCGGGTGTCGATACAGGTGCGACCATTCAATTACAGACCACTCAAGTGAAAGGGGCTGATCGTCGCAGTTATCTGAAAGCTAACAGCGAACTGCAAGTGACTCTGCGTATGCAAGAAGCGCCTGATAGCAATATGACGTTGGGATTGCAATGTGGCTGGCCTTGTGGGAAAGCCCTTGAAGTTGCTCCTGCACTGCGTCAATTGCCGGTTGGGAAATGGGTTACTCTGAGTTTACCTTTGAGCTGCCTGCAGGATGATATGGATTTTACAAAAGTTAATACGCCATTCATTTTTGCTACCAATGGCAAGGCCCGTCTTGATTTGGCCACTGTCCGCTGGGTGCCTGCAACGTTAGTGCAACCAGGTAAGGATCTGATGCAACTTGATTGTCAGGGTCAGTTAAAAAAATAACTTCTCACTCCAAGTAATGACCCAAGGCACCTTCTGGTGCCTTGGTTTTTTGACAAAAATTTACCCGGTATTGGCTCATGGAGGGATGAGATGATGACAATTTTAATTGTGCAACGAATTCGATTGGGTTTTACATTTCTCCTGCTGTTGTTACTGCTTCTTGGTGTTATCAGTTATGTGAAAACGGTGAGCATTCATGGTCGGTTTCGGCAGGTTACAGAGGTTGCAACCCCCCTGACATTAAATGCGAGTCGTTTACGAGATGCATTGATGGCCGCCGATAGGAATACCCTGGCGTATTTAGCGAGCTGGGATTTATCTGTTTTTCCTCACTTACGGCAGAGTTTTGCGCAAGAGAAAGCGCGTTATAGTCAGTATGTCCACGATTTCACAGCATTGACTCTTGATCCTGAAAGTACAAAGCAGTTGCAGCAAGTAACTCATGATGCTCCGCAGCTTTTTGCTATTTCGGAACAATTAATGGCGCTGCACGAAGAGGAGGCGGCGTTAGCGCATAAGCTATCGCAAATGCGTAGCGACTTTTTACAACTCGACGATAACTATCGTTCGGCGGCAGATTTGTTGCTGCATTTTACGTCGAGCCAACGCTCTTTACAGAATAAAGCAGAGTTGATCACCAGCGGTATCGCTCGCGACCTGAAGATGATTCAGCGGGCTGATGCCAAAACCGATCTGCCTGCGCTGCAGTTGGTGCTGGCGAAAGATATTGAAATAGCCAACCAGCGTTTGGCAAGGATCGCGGTTCCTGATGATGTAAAAGCCCGATTTACCCGACATGTACAACGTATCCCGCTGTTGGTATTTGGAGAGCAAGGGCTTATCGAAGCGTTGTCCCGCAATCAGGTGATCAGCCAACAAATGCAGGTCTTACAAACGAAACAAGACTCGTCAGCCAAACAACTCGGATTGGCATTAGACAAACTCATATCCATCAGTAATCAGAGCATGCAAGTCGATAGGAAAAGTGCCGATGCAGCAGTTCAAGGCGCTAGTTTTTGGATTGTGGTTGTTTCGTGTTTTTCCGCAGTGGTAGCACTTGTTATTGCCTGGAGTATGGCGCGGAGTATTCAAATTCCTCTGGTACGCATGAATGAAACTCTGGCTTTGATGGCCCGCGGTGACATGACGTTACGCATTAATTACCAAGCAAAAAATGAATTGGGTGAACTCGCCAACTCGATTGACCAATTAGCTCGCAATACAAATGAGGTGCTGGTCGAAATTCAAGATGGCTCGGCAGGCCTGGTACACGAGACGCAAAATACAGCGGATATTAGTGAGTTGGTCATGGCCCGGGTTCAGGAGCAGAAAAAGCAAATAGATCAAGTCGCGGCAGCCATCTCAGAACTTGAATCAAGTGCGACAGAAGTGGCTCGCTCTAGTGAGCATGCCAGAGGTGAAGTGAATGCAGCCAATAGCGAAAGCCAGCGAGGCATGAGTATTGTTTTGGATAATCGGCATGGTATTGAGCAGTTGGCCACTGAAATTTCAGCGGCAGTGCTGATCACGCATAAATTAGCCGATTTCAGTAGCAATATTGGCAATATCTTAGATGTGATCCGTGGCATTGCGGAGCAAACAAATTTACTGGCGTTGAACGCCGCGATTGAAGCGGCCCGGGCCGGTGATGCCGGACGAGGGTTTGCCGTGGTGTCTGATGAGGTCAGAGCGTTGGCGACCCGATCACAAGGGGCTACGCAAGAGATCCAGAGCATGATCCTCAATCTGCAAAACTGCAGTAGTGAAGTGGCCGCCGTTATGGCGCGTAGTCACGAACAAACTCAGTTGAGCGTGCATCAAACAAGAGAAACCGAACGTGCGCTGGAAAATATAGCCTTGCGTATGAACGCGATTAAAGAGATTGCCGATCAGGTTGCCTATGCGGCGGGAGAGCAAATATCGGTGAGCCAAGGTGTGGCTCAGCATGTGGCCGGTATCGCGGATGTGGCTTACGAAACGGAACAAGCATCAATCGCGTCGGCAAATAGTAGTGAGGTATTGGCAGGCCTTGCCGACCGGCAGCAGGCACTCATCGCGCGTTTCAACGTTTAGGGGAAGGATATGTGGAAATTTATGAGCGCCCTACTGGTCTGGGGATGCTGCTTTGCCGCAGCGGCAGAAGAACTGGTTCTCGAAACATGGCGAGTTGATGATGAAGTGTTATGGAAAGAGCGATTTTTACCTCGATTCCAAGCCAAGTATCCCGATATCACCGTGCGTTTGCAGCCGATCCGTTCGGCTGAGTATGATCAAGGTTTGTCCAAACGCTTGGCCGATGGAAATGCCGGCGATCTCATTACATGCCGGCCTTATGACCAATCATTGCAACT
Proteins encoded:
- a CDS encoding glycoside hydrolase family 3 N-terminal domain-containing protein, which produces MRKKIELVRSAAYLFVGCGLASGVLSSASADVLTDAPYFAQWPKIHSAIPKDQKMEQNIKALLKQMTLEEKVGQMIQPDFREVTPEEITKYKIGSVLNGGGGWPNNNKHASAADWAHQADQYWLAAEAGFKDRGFRIPFMWATDAVHGHNNVFSATLFPHNIGLGAARDPDLIFRIGQATAREVAATGLDWTFAPTVAVPRDDRWGRTYEGYSEDPAIVYHYAGQMVRGLQGSADDLRGQYHVISNVKHFVGDGGTRDGVDRGQNFYSEEALRNLHAMGYFSGLDAGAQVVMASFNSWQNKLNRDVLANDSVEYNGKLHGSQYLLTDVLKGKMGFDGLIVSDWNGHSEIAGCTMGSCLPAVLAGIDIFMVTARKDWMAFRQSLLDGVANHQIPMSRIDDAVTRILRVKMRAGLWQKPEPSARELAGKQPELGAAEHKALAREAVSKSLVLLKNEKNILPLNHNSRVLVVGGAADDLGKQTGGWSLTWQGTENKRADFPGAQSMLDAIRSTVGKDNVLVDAKSLDLKTAKPDVAIMVMGEDPYAEWFGDIPDNKTLAYSELKSSYHDDLLTLKKLKAAGIPVVTVLFSGRPLYVNEEINLSSAFVAAWLPGTEAEGITDVLFKNDKNQVAHDFQGRLSFSWPFLKCATTINRTPKNIPDWKRPSFEQDPNGPMAPLFPYGYGLSYKQASPVAARVSNLDALPLDNRKFGCNESDPAKLAAADKVMELFGPKASEEHRLRMGDASNWTGTEVSGNSITEMKFIKVQPIDYLRQQDARAVTFMGENKPGVDTGATIQLQTTQVKGADRRSYLKANSELQVTLRMQEAPDSNMTLGLQCGWPCGKALEVAPALRQLPVGKWVTLSLPLSCLQDDMDFTKVNTPFIFATNGKARLDLATVRWVPATLVQPGKDLMQLDCQGQLKK
- a CDS encoding methyl-accepting chemotaxis protein, whose product is MMTILIVQRIRLGFTFLLLLLLLLGVISYVKTVSIHGRFRQVTEVATPLTLNASRLRDALMAADRNTLAYLASWDLSVFPHLRQSFAQEKARYSQYVHDFTALTLDPESTKQLQQVTHDAPQLFAISEQLMALHEEEAALAHKLSQMRSDFLQLDDNYRSAADLLLHFTSSQRSLQNKAELITSGIARDLKMIQRADAKTDLPALQLVLAKDIEIANQRLARIAVPDDVKARFTRHVQRIPLLVFGEQGLIEALSRNQVISQQMQVLQTKQDSSAKQLGLALDKLISISNQSMQVDRKSADAAVQGASFWIVVVSCFSAVVALVIAWSMARSIQIPLVRMNETLALMARGDMTLRINYQAKNELGELANSIDQLARNTNEVLVEIQDGSAGLVHETQNTADISELVMARVQEQKKQIDQVAAAISELESSATEVARSSEHARGEVNAANSESQRGMSIVLDNRHGIEQLATEISAAVLITHKLADFSSNIGNILDVIRGIAEQTNLLALNAAIEAARAGDAGRGFAVVSDEVRALATRSQGATQEIQSMILNLQNCSSEVAAVMARSHEQTQLSVHQTRETERALENIALRMNAIKEIADQVAYAAGEQISVSQGVAQHVAGIADVAYETEQASIASANSSEVLAGLADRQQALIARFNV